The window GGCAGGCTGCATGACAGATGCCTCTTCCGGGACTGCGACGGAGAATGGCAGAGAACGGAGGCAAAAGGTGCCGGAGAGCCCTTCCTGTTCccttcagcccctgcagctgctccgaTGGTTTCAGGGCACTTGCTTGGTTCAGCACGAGATAAAAACCTTAGGGCATGATTTTCAAAACTACTGCCCATCCCCAGTCTGAGTTTCCTACATTCCTGGATACAAAGGAGTGGATAGAGAGAGGGCttctttccaaatgaatttAGCCATAGATACCTATTCTTTACCAATACCTATAAAAACGAAACACTTGCCAGGTTTTAGTATTCTACACACACCCctccctgggaattttggggcagctttaGGTCCCTCTGCGGGACGGCACCCAGCGTGACCCCCCTCCCCTCATTCGGCACCCACCCACTCCTCCACCGCAGTGTGCCTCCCTCTTCTTGGGACCCTGGGGTGCCCCAAATGACATCAGAGCCCCGAGTCTTCACCCCCttttcctgacccccaaagaaTGCACAGAACGAGTCCAactgccctggacagcagcccagcactcccttccagccctttccacaCCTCCATCCCCCCCGAAAGGGACTCTGCCGCAACAAGAAAGGGGGGGCAGCCCCCAGAAGGGTTGaagcccccgccccgcctcgCTGTCGCAGGCCAGGGGCAGAAATTGGGAGCGGCAGAGGTGGCGGGGACGCGGCACGGCCGGCACGGCGCAGAGCGGGGCCGCTCTCAGCGCGACGGTGGCGGAGCCGCAGGtccggcagcgccgggcggtgtccgagcggcgcggggggaTCCGCCGAGAGctccggccccgggcggggacTCCCGCAAgggccggggggcgccgggctccggccctcGGGGCTTTATTCTCcgcgccccgagccccgcggctgcgggggaaagaagggaaggggcggcaggaagagaggagggagagcggGGCATGCggaagggtgggagggaggtCGGGCTGTGGAGGAAagcgggaagggaaggaaaaggccggcagggaaggaagagggacggtggacagaggagggagagagggggaataGAACGGAGTagcggggcagggacaggacggagtgagggcagtgggaggtcgggtttgggagggagaggaggggacggTCTGGGGGCCAAAGAACAGGAATacggggaagaggaaggaagggtagcgggaaagggagggaacggagctgctttggggagagtgggaaatgcgggaaagagagaaagaagaggaatacggggaggaggaaagaggggcagagagagggacaggagggggagcCTCACAGAGCCCCGGCTCCACCCCGAGCCCGCCCCggcgccccgcccggcccgggaTGCTGCACTCGGCGGGGCCCGGCTCGGTTAGACTCGGCTCCTCGGCTACACTCGACTAAACTCGACTATTATCGGCTGGATTCGCCTcttcggctcggctcggctgaACTCGAAGCCGCTCGCTCCGCTCGGCtcagctcggctcggctcggctgaACTCGGAGCCGCTCGCTCCGTTCGGCTCAGCTaggctcggctcggctcggctcggctcggctgaACTGGGAGCCGCTCGGCTCCGTTCGGCTCAGCTCGGCtcagctcggctcggctcggctgaACTCGGAGCCGCTCGCTccgctcggctcggctcggctcggctcggctcggctcggctcggctcggctcggctcggctcggctcggctcggctcggctcggctgaACTCGGAGCCGCTCGCTCCGCTCGGCtcagctcggctcggctcggctcggctgaAGTCGGAGCCGCTCGCTCCGCTCGGCtcagctcggctcggctcggctgaACTGGGAGCCGCTCGCTCCGCTCGGCTCAGCTCGGCTCGGCTCCCCGCGGGCGGCGCCGCCTCACCTTCAGCGCGCACGGCTCGGGGCTCTCCTGCTGCCGAGCCCCGCGGGCGGCCCGGCTGTCGCACGGAAATGCCCCATGCAACATTAGACAAAGCAGTTTCTATGTTAAACCCTTTCTATCCTAGAAGGAGATAACTTCTCTACCTCCTTcgtcttctcatttttcttctttgatttcAAAATCAGACTTACAAAAATTTACTCCTAAAAAAGACTTGGTAAGTAGTCAATAAAGTAGTCCTGTCCATTTCATAACCTAAAGGTATACttatgttttcacaaaaaataaactacatGACAGTCCTACTCACTGTGTCAaaccttatttaaaatactcacaaaaaaaccccaagataaATAGTTccacaaccaaaacaaaacaagcaccaCTAACTAAAACCATCCATCAAAACACATTGTGTTTATCAGTCAccaatcctaaaaaaatctctagGATGTCCGGGGAAGGGAATCCACATCAGGTACGAAGGAAGGCTGCCTCCCCTGCTGGCAATTTCCTGCAGTCACCGACCTGTGGCCCTTGCCCAGCTACAATCaagaacaccaaacatcactgcatgatctcagctgcacagcagccacaaacccacaagtctgctactcaccattctcctaagAATGCCCGGATCCTCGGGCCGCTTCGGCCACGCCCTCGTGGCAGGGTCTGCCTGGGAAATGAGGAGACGAGGAGATGCGGCATTCCCGAAACTCAAGCGCACCCTGGCTCCCACTCACTGGTTCCCTAACATAAGGGCACCCGTCTCATGGatgatgggaaggcaatgcaggttctatttcaggattttaagtggagttttgatcctgtccctcgcagaatacatctggagcaggtgtccaggtgtgagacaaagagagacagggtgtgctggctgAAGAATGGGCTGATGTACTGGTTTTCAATGGGATAGGGTCCATTTTCTTCCAAGGgagcggcaaagagctgggtttggattcAGGACGGGAATGTGGTAGACAGCACACAGATGGCTTGGATGttactgagcagggcttgcccTCCTCAAGGAGTTGCAGTGTCACATTGGACAATCCATGTCCCGTGCTCTGCCAGCAAAGAGGTGAGACCATCAGCATTCCCCTCctcatccctgtgtcctgcttAAAGGAGAATCTTCCACCCACTCTGCTCCAGAGAGCTggcaagtgcccatagggagcccccttacccctcctggggcactgcggagggcggcgctgaggcagggctgtgatggcacaaagggcagagcgctggcgtcaggcagggctgtgatgtcccagggctgtgctggccgcagcactgtgacaccACTGTGACATCACCGCGCTGTCGCTGGGTGAGACAGGCCAGCGCcggcagctgccagtgcagtcgcgATGGGACGTgctggagccatgggtgacggtgacgtcctggTGACTgcgcttgtcctgctgctggccaccgtggctgtctggtgggcctttggccaccGGCAACCACGGAGCCGGCAGACACAGAGAGTGAAGAGGAGCCAGCGCCCCAgggtccggcccagaggctcacggaggaagcgaggagcccctgtggctcccaggttccccaggcctcgggctGCTCCTGGCGAGCagccacgtgctcccgccagccccctgggcagcccctgcggctgcggcccctgcctggcagcggcccgggagctgcaggaactgatgctgcagctctgggacggcaacgggacacgtgcgcccctctactctgggatgtggcaggccttgtggaaagagctgaaggagctgctggagcgaggccacctgccctgctgtgcctcggccagctcctccagaagcctccatcccttccagaggctgctcccagcgagattctccatccctgggagagcctcaaggcctgcaaggatggcacagcagggggaagccaccaccatccatgcaggaacctcaggctgtcagagaccctgcaccctgccagcagcctctgctatctctgacagcctcCATCCCTcgcagaggctcagtgagacctgtcagcctgcggaaggagcagagcccgtggacaggtcccccagctcccttggactcacGGACGTCAACAACATGGGCGCAATCCTGACCCTTTACGTGTCAGGcgaaagcccacaagtccaaatgggagcccagcccgatgcgggggagcctgctcaggagcagctggtggggCAGCAAgagtcctggagccagctgtggtcatcccacagcggccaggacagccaggacgctgtgccggttctgccagctggcaaCAGCCCGAGCCTGGTGGTGGAGACGATCCTTcagaggttcctccatctgcaggaagctgccccgagacagccctcGAGTGCCGCGAAGggctttctagtagcaggtgagatcttctgaggagctgcctgaggctccgccggggctctggaggggcgcggccaggccaggccagggcccctgagagcagcccagtcgctggctgtttccagtgccttcGATGGCACGACTTGAAAacgccctgtctgctttgcagccgCTCCTGGGTCTCCCCcgtgccaagcctcgggctgcacCCCCGGCCGtcggcaggagcagagcccagcccacgacgccggggacagcgccggtgccgccctgccccgctggcccggggctgccgcagccgcctgtgcgcgctgccccggcccggctctgccgctcgccagcccggcggctgcagggcggcggccgctgcccggcgcgcagcaggaagcgggtgagagcgcggcggcccgcgggggcccggcccgctccactcgcgggcacttgcgggAGGGGCGGgtcctgggcgcaaggctgatggctcgctcttggccgcagggcaaaggaggcagcggcaggagcggTACCTGCtgggcccgcagctgggcagcggcggcttcagcaccgtcttctcgggcatccgcctctcggacggcagcccggtgagtggccgcgacggccgggcctgggcggaggggcagcggcggggaggggcagggctggagctcagccctcctctccccatggctcgcaggtggccctcaaacgcgtggcccgggagagcgtcctgcagtgggacgagctggtgagcgagcggggccagcgggacagagcggggcgtggcgggcagggagaatcccggggcgggctcagcgtgcggagccgcagccccgcgggcctgggcacgccgaacagcggtgccggggccgggcaggggcagccccgagcatcccccgggcgggaggaagcgcaagcgcctgggaggctgcggcagggggcactggggcatcccgggcagggcgcagcgcagccccaggcctgcagcagcagcagcagcagcacctgccgcAGGGActcattttctcctcctcacagcccgacggcacccgcgtgcccttggaggtggtgctgatggagaaggtgggctctggctgccagaacatcatccagctgctcgactggtttgagctgccgGATAGCTTCATCCTGGTGCTGGAGCGTCCGGGGGCATCACGGGATCTCCTGgagttcctgcaggagcaggaccaggggttcctgtgcgaggagcaggcgcgctggcttttctgccaggtgctggaggccgtgcggcactgcaccgcctgcggcatcctgcaccgggacatcaagccggagaacctcctcgtggacccggagagcggcgacctgaagctcatcgacttcggttgcggcaccttcctccaggagcgggccttcaCGGActttgccggtgagcccatggcctgggccctgctcccggtgccaggcactgcacggccccgttccctcccgGGCcgcggccttcagccggctgccctttggcacggggcggatgccgtgccccaggaggCGGCTGCCGGCCCTGACGAGAGAGGGGGAGGCAAAAGCGGCTCCCGGCCCCtgggctcagcgggcccacaagggcctgggctgctctgctggccttcttggcctcgCAGAATGGTTTCCTGCTTTTggccagctggctgggggatgcggggtggcctcggggggGAAGCTGTGGCCGCGGgcgcagcccctgcctcggtCTGGaagctggtgccaggctctggaaggcagcagcctgcgcccgGCCAGCACCGCCTGTCTTCCCTAGGAACGCGCGtgtacagcccgcccgagtggacCTGGCTGGGTTgctaccacggccacgcggcgACCACCTGGTCCCTGGGCGTgctgctgtacgtcatggtctgcggcagcctcccctttCAGGACGACCAAGCCATCGTGCTGGGGAAGCTCTTCTTCCGGCggcagctctctccaggtgggtgtccggcctcaagcCGGCGGGCTTTGGCAGTGGCGGCGcacgcccggcgcggccctcacgcagctccGCGGGACGGCACGGCCCAGAGCGCTcgcggcacggcccgggccccgcgggtgacgggggcagctgggcaggagacttcTGGCGGTGACCggcgctttctggcttctctccccagagctccagcacctgatccgatggtgtttggccaagcaccctgcggacaggccggagctggaggagatctCGCGCCACCATTGGGTGtggggccggcgtttttgatgccttgccagagcctctgcagcacccacttaccgAGTCCCACGCGGGGCTGAGGATGCgagaaataaacaacaaacccattttggtgtttcagggctggtccttgtcagcaacttcagctaaagtGGGATAttggtggggaaaagggaaatacaGCAGTCCTTGGAAGGCCTGAAACTGCTAATGGTGGTGGGGGAGAGCCCAACAGACTCCTCCTGCATATCCCTATCCCTTACACAGGGGAAGCCCTGGctaaaatccaggaaaaaccGCGCTGTGGATCCAAGGATAAGAACCAGGATCTGTGTGGAGATCGTACCTCGCGGGAGGCCATGGGGCCACCCCTCGCTGAGGGGTTTAACATTTTACAAAGATGGGCCATCGGTCTTCAAGTGCAGCCCTGTGGTGTTCTTCCACTAGAACTCCTGTGGCATGCTCCTGTTACACatccacacaaaattcaaattctttttccctgtctgGAAGGGCTAGGGCAGGAGACTCAGTTCATCTGctttttaacactttaaaattctttaaaaatctttacaatTCTGCCGGGCTCTtactgggcagggatggcagtgTTCTAGGCAGACATACGTTGCCCCAAAAGGCCTGCCTTGAACAGGAGCTCAGCAACAGGCTGTGACCCCTTGCCTTCTCTCCCTTGAAACAGGGTATTGCTTTTTAGACACCACTTGTCCCGGTGGCTTCGAAGTCATTTGGAGAGGTTGCATATctaattttccacatttctgtgGGACTGCTCGCACTTGTGGCTTTACTTCAGCATAGGTCTTCTctgacatttgacacaaagttACAAGGGCCGTAGCTTCCTCAGCAGCTTTCACAGTCATAATTGACATTCCCATTTTAGCCATCAAATTCTATCCCAGTAAATTGTAATCACAggaaggaagaaacagaaattcatGCGTGTCAAGCCTATCAGGCACATTTACCAACAGTAGTAGTGGAAGtattttccctggactgtgttggCAGAAGAGGAGGCAAGGATGTGCAGAGCCATCTGTCCCGAGGTCATGGCTGTGGGGAGGACAAGAGGACAGTCGGGGCACGTGGTGAGATGGCACCTGGCACCAGCTTGCCCATCCAGGGCACGctgagagccagcagagcctggcctgGCCCTCTGGGACCAAatgccttccctccccttccctcctctgcccccTCATTGCCTcgcctccctgccctgctgggctcttcTCACTGCCTCCTCCTTGACCTCCTGGCACGGCCACTTCTGGACCCGGGGTGGCCATAACCTCTGGACAGGGTCATGGCCAGCCGGACGCTGGGATTTGGCACCTAGTCAGGGTTGAGAGATCCTTCCAGGCACTGAAGCAACTGGGAGACCAGTTGTTGTGGGGCCACTGGAAGGACAGGTGTGGCCACCAcgctggcactggggatgggagGTCACTGGGACCCCGTGTCCTGCCCACAGGctttctcccagctctccaggggTGTCTGACACTCAGCTCGGCCCTCCGTGGCTCTGCAGCCCACCAGGGCCAGCAGAACCCTGATGCCCAAAGCCATGCCAAGCATGGCTTGGCCCACTTGGAGTGGCCGAATCCTGTGGGAATTCGGCTCTCTGAGCACCCTCTCTGCTTTTAGCTGCTCCCAGTGTCCTTGTCCCACAGACCCTGGCTCTGCCAAGTACCACTGGCTTCTCTGGGTGCCAAAGGATTTCCAACAAGAGAAGGACAGTGCTGTTACAGTGATCTTTCACGTGGTATTGCCTGGGACAACTTGGACCAGAACAATATCTGTGACGCTGTGGCGTTGGATGGGTGTCTTGGTttaaaaagacaggagtctgtgaaggaaggcaaaagcctcctgtgaaatggaaaaggtaaactccctccctccgaattaccaccatttcaaaattaaaaagctctcaggcaaagatatgggaatgggaataacagttctttactaggagaaaaactaaataaaaataataataataaaaatgcaattagtacaaacaaaactagtggtagagtcagaaacctgacaccctgaggagtcagggtgttggtagtggttcagttaaatggtggctgttcttcctggagtggcagatgaaatgctgctaaaGCGGTGActtgtagaagggtgtagttttccctgaaggtctggtagtagttCAGCTTGGCCTTCCTCTGGGAACCTAGCAGAGAAGAAAGCTACTTCCCTGGGAATCCAGTGaagggctgccctggtgtcccaaaaagtgctgattttatgcaggtagggatgcatggctcctccctctgggtggagcatctcacaatgggatgatgcaATTTTACCAGTCACACAGTGAGTCATtccatggcccattaacagaagataacttccccgagggagacattgttcttggaagagataagaaaac is drawn from Taeniopygia guttata chromosome 33, bTaeGut7.mat, whole genome shotgun sequence and contains these coding sequences:
- the LOC115496268 gene encoding uncharacterized protein: MEVDTQTDMEEEMEVDGENAVEEEMEVDMEEEMDVEMEEDTEEMDIDEKDEEEAMARGRNWERQRWRGRGTAGTAQSGAALSATVAEPQVRQRRAVSERRGGIRRELRPRAGTPEAAPRQPSSAAKGFLVAGGTGASRAGRSAAPGLQQQQQQHLPQGLIFSSSQPDGTRVPLEVVLMEKVGSGCQNIIQLLDWFELPDSFILVLERPGASRDLLEFLQEQDQGFLCEEQARWLFCQVLEAVRHCTACGILHRDIKPENLLVDPESGDLKLIDFGCGTFLQERAFTDFAGEPMAWALLPVPGTARPRSLPGRGLQPAALWHGADAVPQEAAAGPDERGGGKSGSRPLGSAGPQGPGLLCWPSWPRRMVSCFWPAGWGMRGGLGGEAVAAGAAPASVWKLVPGSGRQQPAPGQHRLSSLGTRVYSPPEWTWLGCYHGHAATTWSLGVLLYVMVCGSLPFQDDQAIVLGKLFFRRQLSPELQHLIRWCLAKHPADRPELEEISRHHWVWGRRF